The Pyrodictium delaneyi genome contains a region encoding:
- a CDS encoding alpha/beta hydrolase, whose product MPRLSRRGRLILVFATVAVLSVLVALPWYIAYSSLHPDTCRPSVTPGDLGLGYEGFAVNTSDGVTIRGWVIEPRARGDTVFILMHGYTSCRSAPYILDLAEALARRGYPVVVFDFRGHGESSGSTTIGPREVLDAEAVVGYAAERFPGRRIVLVGFSMGGAVAIVEGAGDPRVYAVAADSPYYRLADVVPRWLEYKTPLPGWMGVLAGFYGQLMAGVDLDFGPAMVERVDKPLMVVYGTQDPLVTPEEMREIASKSPCSILVGVPGAGHVEAVEKLGPERYAEMLVDLAHRSC is encoded by the coding sequence ATGCCGAGGCTCAGCCGCCGGGGCAGACTCATACTAGTCTTCGCTACCGTTGCTGTATTGTCCGTGTTAGTGGCTCTCCCCTGGTACATAGCGTATAGCAGCCTCCACCCTGATACATGTAGGCCTAGCGTCACGCCGGGCGACCTCGGGCTAGGCTACGAGGGCTTCGCAGTCAATACTAGCGATGGGGTGACGATCCGGGGCTGGGTGATCGAGCCCAGGGCCAGGGGCGATACCGTGTTCATACTGATGCATGGCTATACGTCATGCCGTTCTGCACCCTACATCCTCGACCTGGCAGAGGCTCTGGCCAGGAGGGGCTACCCGGTGGTCGTCTTCGACTTCCGGGGCCACGGGGAGAGCAGCGGCTCGACGACCATCGGGCCCAGGGAGGTGCTTGACGCGGAGGCCGTAGTGGGATATGCTGCCGAGCGGTTCCCGGGGCGGAGGATAGTGCTAGTTGGCTTCAGCATGGGTGGCGCTGTCGCTATAGTCGAGGGCGCGGGGGATCCCCGTGTCTATGCGGTGGCGGCTGACAGCCCCTACTACAGGCTCGCGGACGTTGTGCCCCGGTGGCTAGAGTATAAGACTCCGCTACCGGGCTGGATGGGCGTACTCGCCGGCTTTTACGGCCAGCTCATGGCCGGCGTTGACCTGGACTTCGGCCCGGCAATGGTGGAGCGTGTTGATAAGCCACTTATGGTTGTTTATGGGACTCAAGACCCCCTAGTCACCCCCGAGGAGATGCGGGAAATAGCCTCCAAGAGTCCTTGCAGTATACTAGTCGGCGTGCCGGGCGCGGGCCACGTGGAGGCTGTCGAAAAGCTGGGCCCAGAGCGGTACGCGGAGATGCTTGTAGATCTCGCGCATAGGAGCTGCTAG
- a CDS encoding MarR family transcriptional regulator produces the protein MAGGLTPSQAAVLLAIHRGLDTVDAIARALRVSREVVESIVEELKAAGLVEEYQSGLILKRRRLRLTRQGLDTVPEAMRLMEHAAVAAKKLLREQRLPEDWRWSPQELLLAAPLLPMLGLLTAMEAMMLLSVLTGLALVDDLAWSSSWSDESGYEAVDEAGDVDTGDAYYEDTGDAGFDLGDAGLDGGFDRL, from the coding sequence GTGGCTGGGGGTCTTACGCCTAGCCAGGCTGCTGTCCTTCTCGCTATCCATCGGGGCCTGGACACTGTGGACGCGATAGCTAGGGCTCTCCGGGTCTCCAGGGAGGTTGTGGAGAGCATAGTCGAGGAGCTGAAGGCGGCGGGGCTCGTGGAGGAGTACCAGAGCGGGCTGATACTGAAGCGTCGGAGGCTGCGGCTCACGCGCCAGGGGCTCGACACTGTGCCCGAGGCGATGAGGCTAATGGAGCATGCAGCAGTCGCCGCTAAGAAGCTCCTCCGGGAGCAGCGGCTGCCAGAGGACTGGCGCTGGAGCCCCCAGGAGCTGCTCCTGGCTGCACCGCTGCTCCCAATGCTGGGGCTACTAACAGCTATGGAGGCTATGATGCTGCTCAGTGTGCTCACGGGGCTTGCGCTGGTGGATGACCTGGCGTGGAGTAGTAGCTGGAGCGATGAGTCCGGCTACGAGGCCGTGGACGAGGCTGGCGACGTGGACACTGGGGACGCTTACTACGAAGATACGGGTGATGCAGGCTTTGACTTGGGCGACGCCGGGCTCGACGGCGGGTTCGACAGGCTATAG
- a CDS encoding alpha/beta hydrolase family protein — protein MAPRKRLLEVEDFSRLVHVGDPQVSPGGSRVALVAVRPDLEKNLYRNEIWIYELPAGKTLAVLQGEGDSQPRWSPDGEKLLFTSRRGLGEKEKGTALYVYHLGGEPRRVYQSRYGFVQARWMPDSSTILAVAPTPARSIDEDGDYVDIRGLPVWFDGAGFTEEYRSHILLVDYESGLHRRLTSGDFNVVYASPSPDGKRIAALVSRDQLRPHVTEVVLVDVETGETETLLSGSYSFSAVEWSPRGDALVLHGHALPRGLASHEHVWLLSLSGEPRCLTCSLDRNTAPYVSSDAAWPRGNIHPIWAGDGILFLVNDGGRVNIHRVDPGTGHLEQLTSGEQVVYSFTVSRDAGVIAYARTSYTEPGEIWILEPGRGQPRRLTRFNDWLLGEVELQKPVNLKARASDGTVVEGWYLPPARREPGNRYPVVLFIHGGPKACYGAAFNFMHQLVAAKGYYVVYCNPRGSDGYSEEYADIRCKYGTRDYQDIMEFLDAFLESVENADPGRMAMTGISYGGYMTNWIITQTNRFRAAISENGISDWRADFGTSDIGYWFDPDQICGTPWSSPENYERASPINYVDRVETPVLIIHSMEDYRCFIDQAVAFHVALRFHGKESRLVVFTRGSHGHSIRAKPRHRMKRYRIILDYLAEKLKQASPTTTSSTEESRAV, from the coding sequence TTGGCCCCTAGGAAGCGGCTCCTGGAGGTTGAGGACTTCTCTCGCCTAGTCCACGTCGGTGATCCCCAGGTCTCGCCTGGCGGCAGCCGGGTAGCACTCGTCGCTGTGAGGCCGGATCTCGAGAAGAACTTGTACCGGAACGAGATATGGATCTACGAGCTGCCCGCCGGCAAGACGCTAGCCGTGCTGCAGGGCGAGGGCGACTCCCAGCCCCGCTGGAGCCCCGACGGCGAGAAGCTTCTCTTCACGAGCCGCCGGGGCCTAGGCGAGAAAGAGAAGGGTACAGCGCTCTATGTGTACCATCTTGGCGGCGAGCCGCGCCGCGTATACCAGAGCCGGTACGGCTTCGTCCAGGCACGCTGGATGCCCGACTCCAGCACCATCCTCGCCGTGGCGCCGACGCCGGCCCGGAGCATAGACGAGGACGGGGACTACGTGGATATACGCGGCCTACCAGTCTGGTTCGACGGCGCCGGCTTCACCGAGGAGTACCGTAGCCACATACTCCTAGTAGACTACGAGTCTGGGCTACACAGAAGGCTGACCAGCGGCGACTTCAACGTGGTCTATGCGTCGCCGAGCCCCGACGGGAAACGGATAGCGGCACTGGTTTCGAGGGATCAGCTACGCCCCCACGTCACGGAAGTCGTGCTCGTGGACGTGGAGACCGGGGAGACCGAGACGCTGCTCAGTGGCAGCTATAGCTTCAGCGCAGTCGAGTGGAGCCCCCGGGGAGACGCCCTCGTCCTCCACGGCCACGCGCTGCCAAGGGGCCTCGCGAGCCACGAGCACGTATGGCTGCTAAGCCTCAGCGGCGAGCCCAGGTGCCTCACGTGCAGCCTCGACAGGAACACCGCGCCCTACGTCTCCAGCGACGCCGCCTGGCCGCGCGGGAACATTCACCCCATATGGGCCGGGGACGGCATACTATTCCTCGTCAACGATGGCGGCCGTGTCAACATCCACCGGGTAGACCCCGGCACGGGCCACCTGGAGCAGCTCACTAGCGGCGAGCAGGTAGTCTACTCGTTCACCGTCTCGCGCGACGCAGGCGTCATAGCTTACGCTCGGACAAGCTACACCGAGCCCGGCGAGATATGGATCCTCGAGCCAGGCCGGGGCCAGCCAAGGAGGCTCACACGGTTCAACGACTGGCTGCTCGGAGAGGTGGAGCTCCAGAAACCCGTCAACCTGAAGGCAAGGGCTAGCGACGGCACGGTAGTCGAGGGCTGGTACCTTCCACCGGCCCGCCGCGAGCCGGGGAACCGGTACCCCGTAGTGCTCTTCATCCACGGCGGCCCTAAGGCCTGCTACGGTGCAGCCTTCAACTTCATGCACCAGCTCGTAGCGGCCAAGGGCTACTACGTGGTCTACTGTAACCCCCGGGGCAGCGACGGCTACAGCGAGGAGTACGCCGACATACGCTGCAAGTATGGCACCCGGGACTACCAGGACATAATGGAGTTCCTAGACGCGTTCCTAGAGAGCGTCGAGAATGCCGACCCCGGGAGGATGGCTATGACGGGTATAAGCTACGGCGGCTACATGACCAACTGGATAATAACCCAGACCAACCGGTTCAGGGCAGCGATAAGCGAGAACGGGATAAGCGACTGGAGAGCAGACTTCGGCACCAGCGATATCGGCTACTGGTTCGACCCAGACCAGATATGCGGCACACCCTGGAGCTCCCCAGAGAACTACGAACGCGCCAGCCCCATCAACTACGTAGACCGCGTAGAGACCCCGGTACTGATAATCCACAGTATGGAGGACTACCGGTGCTTCATAGACCAGGCCGTAGCGTTCCACGTAGCGCTACGCTTCCACGGCAAAGAGAGCCGGCTAGTAGTATTCACCAGGGGCAGCCACGGCCACAGCATCCGGGCCAAGCCACGGCACCGTATGAAGAGGTACCGGATAATCCTCGACTACCTAGCCGAGAAGCTGAAACAAGCAAGCCCCACAACGACAAGCAGTACGGAGGAGAGCCGGGCAGTATGA
- a CDS encoding glycosyltransferase — MSDDMEPAVSIVVPTYNERENLPRLLEEIDRVLRGRGIDYEVVVVDDDSPDGTWRVAEEYAERGLPVRVVRRRGERGLGSAIARGLRVARGRYIVVMDADLQHPPEAIPRLLEEARRSGAHLVVATRYGRGGGVEGWSRFRLLVSRVASLLAYLLLPEARATSDPMSGFFLVSRELAARAPERPRSWKILLDLLVEARGRVSEVPYVFRRRAAGESKLGLREMLDYVLHLLELSGYRPIKFAVVGATGTLVNLAVLRLLHGALGAPLPLSFLAAFEASLTWNYLLHDAWTFRGIRPPGVLNKLRYWLRYHAAALGGLAAYMSVGMLLTTLGLDYMLAGLAGIIAGFLANYTLSLYKVWNSR; from the coding sequence ATGAGCGATGACATGGAGCCAGCGGTTTCGATAGTGGTCCCGACGTATAACGAGAGGGAGAACCTGCCCCGGCTACTAGAGGAGATAGACCGCGTACTCCGGGGCAGAGGCATAGACTACGAGGTCGTGGTAGTAGACGACGATAGCCCTGATGGCACGTGGAGGGTCGCCGAGGAGTACGCGGAGCGGGGCCTCCCAGTCCGCGTGGTGAGGAGGCGGGGAGAGCGGGGCCTCGGCAGCGCCATCGCCCGGGGGCTCCGCGTAGCCCGCGGCCGCTACATAGTGGTCATGGACGCGGATCTCCAGCACCCGCCGGAGGCTATCCCCCGGCTCCTCGAGGAGGCCCGGAGGAGCGGTGCGCACCTCGTAGTCGCGACCCGGTACGGCCGCGGGGGCGGCGTGGAGGGCTGGAGCCGTTTCCGCCTCCTGGTCTCTCGTGTGGCGAGCCTGCTGGCATACCTCCTACTCCCCGAGGCCAGGGCCACTAGCGACCCTATGAGCGGCTTCTTCCTGGTCTCCCGCGAGCTCGCAGCGAGGGCGCCGGAGCGGCCGCGGAGCTGGAAGATACTCCTAGACCTCCTAGTCGAGGCCCGGGGCAGGGTCTCGGAGGTCCCCTATGTCTTCCGCCGCCGCGCTGCGGGCGAGAGCAAGCTCGGCCTCCGGGAGATGCTGGACTACGTGCTCCACCTGCTTGAGCTCTCAGGCTACCGGCCCATCAAGTTCGCGGTTGTCGGCGCAACTGGCACGCTCGTCAACCTCGCAGTACTAAGGCTTCTCCACGGCGCGCTGGGCGCACCGCTCCCGCTCTCGTTCCTCGCAGCGTTCGAGGCATCACTGACCTGGAATTACCTGCTCCACGACGCGTGGACCTTCCGGGGCATCCGGCCCCCAGGCGTACTCAATAAGCTACGGTACTGGCTACGGTACCACGCCGCCGCCCTAGGCGGCCTCGCAGCATACATGTCCGTGGGCATGCTGTTGACCACACTGGGCCTAGACTACATGCTCGCGGGGCTGGCAGGGATAATCGCCGGCTTCCTAGCCAACTACACGCTCTCCCTCTACAAGGTGTGGAACAGCCGTTGA
- a CDS encoding MBL fold metallo-hydrolase, which yields MERLPSGILRVEVPLPIESLGSVNVYVLSDGEPWLVDAGIYTARAARQLLRGLREAGIRPCDLAGVVVTHFHVDHMTLAPVLAELGSPRLLIGRGDLAVLESGVEDFIDRVLELYTWSGMPREEAEKIRRHHPAVRMMEAYREALELDWRPLGEGDLLRAGGLELRVVEAPGHTPGHILLYGDGLLFTGDTVLPGITPHVVLHGVDEDPLGSYLESLKRVEAMAPALGLPGHRGVLRDPAARAREIREHHEKRLRGLHELLQRRGPLTGYEAARLMRWRTRYSSWDEYPPAERFFAVGEALAHLRHLEARGQAERLERDGLLAWRAL from the coding sequence TTGGAGAGGCTGCCTAGCGGGATCCTCCGCGTAGAAGTACCGCTCCCCATAGAGAGCCTCGGGAGCGTGAACGTCTACGTCCTCTCCGACGGGGAGCCGTGGCTCGTAGACGCGGGGATCTACACAGCGAGGGCTGCGAGGCAGCTACTCCGGGGGCTCCGCGAGGCCGGCATACGGCCCTGCGACCTCGCCGGAGTAGTGGTGACACACTTCCACGTAGACCACATGACGCTGGCGCCGGTGCTGGCTGAGCTAGGGTCCCCACGGCTCCTCATAGGCCGCGGCGACCTCGCAGTGCTCGAGTCGGGGGTGGAGGACTTCATAGACCGGGTGCTAGAGCTCTACACGTGGAGCGGGATGCCCAGAGAGGAGGCCGAAAAGATACGCAGGCACCACCCAGCAGTCCGCATGATGGAGGCTTACCGGGAGGCCTTGGAGCTGGACTGGAGGCCCCTAGGCGAGGGAGACCTGCTCCGCGCCGGCGGCCTAGAGCTACGCGTAGTCGAGGCCCCAGGCCACACACCTGGCCACATACTGCTCTACGGAGACGGGCTCCTATTTACCGGGGACACGGTACTCCCCGGCATAACGCCGCACGTGGTGCTCCACGGCGTCGACGAGGACCCGCTCGGCAGCTACCTGGAGAGCCTAAAACGCGTCGAGGCCATGGCGCCGGCCCTCGGGCTCCCCGGCCACCGTGGCGTCCTCCGTGACCCCGCAGCCCGGGCCAGGGAGATACGAGAGCACCACGAGAAGCGGCTCCGCGGGCTACACGAGCTGCTACAGCGCCGGGGCCCGCTGACCGGCTACGAGGCGGCTAGGCTGATGCGGTGGAGGACGCGCTACAGTAGCTGGGACGAGTATCCCCCTGCAGAGAGGTTCTTCGCAGTAGGCGAGGCGCTGGCCCACCTGAGGCACCTAGAAGCACGGGGCCAGGCCGAGCGCCTGGAGCGCGACGGCCTGCTAGCGTGGCGCGCCCTATAG